The region gtccttaggctttgtaggcaagtaccttaaccactaagccatctctccagtcctgtttttgttttttttcttttttggtttttcgaggtagggtctcactgtagcccaggctgacctggaattctcagggtgaccttgaacccatggcgatcctcctacctctgcctccccactgctgggattaaaggtgtgtgcctggctACTCATCCTCTAttcttaaaagaaacaaaaggagccAGGTGGCACTTGCCAAagggaagcagaaggatcaggagttcaaggtaatCCACAGCTAAATAGCAAATTCAAGAACTACATAAaaccttctcaaaaaaaaaaaaaaaagatacacacacacacacacacacacacgcactcttaaaggagccaggtgttggtggcacacgcctttaatctcagcactctaggaggcaaaggtaggacgatcgccatgagttcgaggccaccctgagacttcttagtgaattccatgtcagcctggactagagaccctactttgaaaaaacaaaacaacacaaaaaacctaaataaaccgggcgtggtggcgcacacctttaatctcagcactctaagaggcagaagtaagaggatggtcgcaagctcaaggccagcctgagactacatagtgaattccaagtcagcctgggctacagcgagacctatcctccaaaagaacaaaaagagagGGCGAATACTAGGTGCATACATAAAATTACTGCAGCAACTGTGTGATCGAAGGGTCCAAGTTCTGGCGTGGAGCAGAGATATCGCAGATACCAGCAGTACTGCGCCCGAGCGCTCGCAGACGCGAGGAGGGCGGGGCGTTGAAGACTGACAGTGGGCTCGGCCTATCGCTCATAGCTCCGccccctcctcctctgtctcctcctctgagTGGCTGCAAGGTTGCCCCAGCGAACTTCCCATTGGTCGCGGGCGGACTTCCGGCGCGGGCCGCCATGGTGCGCTTCAAGCACAGGTGAAGCAGCCCTTCTGAAAGCTCCGTGGCCCGCGCGGTCTCCCCCACCCCGGCTGACCGTCACTGTCCTCTCCCCGCCGCAGGTACCTGCTCTGCGAAGTAGTGTCCGACGACTCGCGCTGCCGCCTCAGCCTGGACGACCGAGTGCTGGTCGGCCTCGTCCGGGACACGATCGCCCGGGTGCACGGGACCTTCGGCGCCGCCGCCTGCTCCGTCGGCTTCGCGGGTGAGAAGACGCCTGGGGGTCTGGGGAGCGCGGGACGTGAAGGGGACGGGCGGTGGAGAAGGGCCTTgtggtcgggcgtggtggcgcacgcctttaatcctagcagtggggaggtggaggtaggagaatagccgtgagttcgaggccagcctgagactatatagtgaattcttgatcggcctgggctagagtgagaccctacctcgaaaaggggTAGGGGGCGCGTGTGAAACCCCTTGGGGACACAGCTGAGTGGTAGAGGTTGCCTAGCATGTCCAGGGCcgtaggttcagtccccagcaccgcAAAAGCAAGAAATCCTTCATAGACATCTGCATCGACAGAATTTAATGTGATAACTAAGGGAATCCGCATGAAATTCCTAATAAGATCTATCATTTGAGTGGTAAGGTCAcgtaaaaaaaaatgccaaagtgggctggagagatggcttagcggttaaggcgtttgcttgcaaagcctaaggacccaggttcgattctccaggtcccacgttagccagatgcacatcttgacgtatgtatctggagttcgtttgcagtggccagaggccctggtgcacccattctctcactccctccgactgtctctaatatatatattatatatatactgtgtatatatatgtatgtgtatgtgtgtgtgtacgtatgtatgtatgtgtgtgtgtgtgtgtatatatatatatatttttttcttttttttttttgaggtagggtctcactctaattcagggtgacctcgaactcaacagcaatccacctacctctgcctcccaagtgctgggatcaaaggcatgtgccaccatgcctggcctaaaaaatagcttaaaaaaaaaaaaaaaaaaagctttagtcccagcatggggaggatcgctgtgagttggaggccatcctaggcctgtgagaccctacctcagagacaGAAGTCAAGATTATCCCTTGTAAAGTCTGAGAGAACACAGGAATTTGTATATATAAATGCAGGAGGAACCCATACCTTCCCCAGGATGCCACCTTTTAGTTCCTTTTGTTGTAGGCTCAGACTTGAGTTCTTCCGAATTCAACCCACATATGTATGTAACTTACTTCAGACACTACTGAGCTGGCAGTTGAAAGGACCTCCAGAGCTCCACTGTACAAATCCTGTTTAGATCTTCTGTCTCGCCATTCATTGAATTGTCAGTGACAAATTCGAAATTCACTTGCAAGTTTTGAGTGGTGTGCAAAGCACTGTCTCTTCTACAAATGAGTATTTGTCCTAAAGTTTTCTTTTGGGGAGTTTTCAAGCCAGGATCTTACACTAACCTAGTCTggcagctatcctcctacctcagccttttattatttgcaagagagggaaagaggcaggtagagaaatgggtgggccagagcctctagccgctgcaaatgaactctagactcatgtgccaccttgtgtgcggCTTTACCtaggtgtactggggaattgaatctgggtcctttggatttgctggcaaacgccgtaaccgctaagccatctctccagccccatttctttgttttgttttgcttttcaaggtggagtcttaccctagcccaggttgacctgaaacttactctgtagtctccaactggccttgaacttacagcaatcctgtttcccaagtgctgggattaaaggcatgtgccaccatgtcctgctgttTCCTTTGGAGGAAATCTTTTTACCGGGATGCATCTTCCCATATGCCACTTAGAATAGTCTCTGGGACAATGTGGGCTTTCCCCTAACATTTTCAAACACGTGCATTCAGTGTcctgaattttattttcctttctgctaTAGTTCGATACCTCAATGCCTACACTGGAATAGTGCTACTTCGATGCAGAAAGGAATTCTACCAGCTCCTATGGTCAGCTCTTCCCTTTATCACTTATTTGGAGAACAAAGGACACCGTTATCCATGTTTTTTCAACACATTACATGTGGGAGGTAGGAATGGTGGCATGGAGTGTGGTGGCTGGTTTTCTTAGGTTGACAAGTTCAGGTCAATCTTGCctaggtgggggagggggtcctGCTATCCCACAAGATAGTCCTCCAGCTTTGAAAGACTCCTCACGCACGCATAACTGCAGAAGCTTGTTGGTGTGCCAGGTACCATTAGGACGTGTCAGAAGTTCCTGATTCAGTACAACAGGAGACAGCTGCTGATCCTGCTGCAGAAGTGTACGGACGAAGGTAAGCAGCACCCAGCccgcagcctgagctcctgcagcCTGAGTGTGTAGTAGTCCCAAAGGCACCTTTCACTGCTGCTGTGTGCGCCTTCCTTCAGGAGAGAGGGAAGCTATCCAGAAGGCCGTCACAAGAAGCTCTTTACTAGAGGAAGAAGAGTCGGCTGAGGAAGAGCTTTCAGACAGTGCTGGCGAGGCCACCGAAGCAACGGAGTGAACTTCTGGTGCCCACACGGCAGGCTTCTCTGTGCTCAAGTGCAGTCTGCAAACCAAGCGACTCGTGACCAGATTGAAAGGAAGGACTCATTTAACACAACATGAAGTTGCTTTACCAGCCACCCCTGGATAGGGGTCCAATAGGTTGTGAAGGCTCTGCACAGACATTATTGTATGGAATTGCATTGCTGAATAGTTTGAATAAATAACTTTGGCTTCCATAGAATTAAGCTCGCTTAAACTACAAAAAGGGCTTGTAGAATTCATGCTTGGACACATCTGTTTCCCTGTCCACAGCTTGGCTTTGATGGGAAGGCTTCTGTATGATACTGGGTGAATTCAAAATATTTAACCTACTTGATTGAGGCCCTGTACCCTGAGCTGTCAGGATGTACCCTAAACATACTAAGTCATGTAGAATAGAAATGTTAATAAGACTAGAGCACTAAACTTGCAGCTGGTCTTGTAACTGATCCACAAGACAACACATAGCAGATTCTTGATTACCCCAAGTGGCTTGACAAGAAACGCAGTttttggctggag is a window of Jaculus jaculus isolate mJacJac1 chromosome 13, mJacJac1.mat.Y.cur, whole genome shotgun sequence DNA encoding:
- the Pop5 gene encoding ribonuclease P/MRP protein subunit POP5, producing MVRFKHRYLLCEVVSDDSRCRLSLDDRVLVGLVRDTIARVHGTFGAAACSVGFAVRYLNAYTGIVLLRCRKEFYQLLWSALPFITYLENKGHRYPCFFNTLHVGGTIRTCQKFLIQYNRRQLLILLQKCTDEGEREAIQKAVTRSSLLEEEESAEEELSDSAGEATEATE